Part of the Sorghum bicolor cultivar BTx623 chromosome 1, Sorghum_bicolor_NCBIv3, whole genome shotgun sequence genome, TAATATGTTCGATATTAGCATCTAGGAGCACATGGCTGTTTATGTTTTCATGATTATTTGATATAAACTGATTGGGTCCATGCTCTTCATATACCTGTTGTTAAATGTCTGTTGGTTTTAAGACAGCCATTTGGTGGTAAGATACTAAGAGCACAGAACAAGTTATCTGATAGATTTATACACTCTTGTAAAAAGAAGCATTGAAGTTCCATGTCTGCTGTGCTATGTCCCTGAGTTTGGATAGATCATTTGCCGCAAGGGAAAGCTAGATTTACCCATTAACCATcatcatttattaatttaactaTGCCAGCTTCTGTTTTGTTTATTTCTCTGAGTTGCACATTTTATTTTCTGTCAAAAAAAAATACCACTAATTGAAGGCGGTCTTATTATTGAATGACCTTGTGAAGGGCTGCAGTAGAACAACTTTGTGATTTTGACCAGTATGTAACTTAACTATTCAATTAATAGGGATCTCCACAATAACAAGTTGACAGGGCCAATTCCCCCACAGATTGGACGGTTGAAACATCTCAGGATATTGTAAGTATGGATTATCTTTGTTCATACTGAAGTATATGCGTTCAGGTCAAGATGTTTGCACTTTAGAGCATTTCAGTTCTTGCAACATTGAACATAAGTTTCTTTATTCTCTGCAATCCTTCAATGTACTCAGATACTGATAGCTATTGAATCAATGCTGCACTAGTACTACTTTCATGCCCTTAGTCCATGGCTAATTTGAGTATAGTTGTTCTTCATCTGTTCTTCATCTAAGCAAGTGTTCTTGTAAACTCAGGAACCTGAGGTGGAATAAGCTTCAAGATGTGCTTCCACCTGAAATAGGTGAACTGAAGAAACTGACACACTTGTAAGTTCATTTTTAGAATGTACTGAGTTTATATGGATAGATAAATGGCTCACTTCTGATTTCTCTAAGTGTTATTGGGAATGTTTAGGTATTTGAGCTTCAATAACTTCAAAGGCGAGATTCCAGTGGAGCTTGCAAACCTGCCAGAACTTCGTTATCTTTATCTTCATGAGAACCGCTTCACAGGGCGAATCCCCCCTGAACTTGGAACTCTAAAGAACCTACGTCACCTGTAAACATCCTACTTGAAACTTCTATTTCTTGTTCACCTTTAGAAGGAAAACCAAGTCATGTTCACTACCTCAAGTAACATGTTACTTGGTTCCTTCTATTTCTTGTTCCTTTAGAAGGAAAACCAAGTCATATTTACTACCTCAATTATAACCATCCTGGTTTGTGAGATGTCGTGGCAAATAATAAATTCTCCTTTTGCAGTGATGTTGGCAACAACCACCTGACAGGCACTCTCAGGGATTTTATCGGCAATGGGAATGGCTTCCCTTCCCTGAGAAATCTGTATGTCACAATATAAAATGCTACCAAATTCATCCTTCTCTCGTGAATGGCGAGTGCTGTCTTTGCTGACTGCTAAGTTTTGTCTCTCAGATACCTGAACAACAATGAATTGACTGGTGTGCTGCCAGATCAGATTGCAAATTTGACAAACCTTGAGATTTTGTAAGTCTTCTCTGAAGCTGAAGATTTTATCGCATTAAGACCTGTCATCATATTTTCCCTTGAAAAATAAGAAATACTAGATCATCTGATCATCCTTGTACCTTCAGGCACTTGTCCAATAATAAGATGATCGGATCAATATCGCCTAAGCTAGTTCACATTCCAAGGCTGATCTATTTGTGAGTCTCGCTGCTTAAACCTTACCTGAATTCTCTATGGGAGGAAGGATCATTTAGTGTTCTTTTGGTTCTCATGTTTTCATATTACAATGGTTTGTGGTAGGTACTTAGACAATAACAACTTCATTGGGAGGATACCCGAAGGGTTGTACAGGCATCCATTTCTGAAGGAGCTGTAAGTTGGCTTCATAAtctcaattatatattattttcaGAAAGGTTTCTATTTTACTTCTACTTTACATTTATTGAAGTACATCTATGCCCTTGCTGCAGGTACATCGAAGGAAATCACTTCAGACCAGGAACTAGATCAAAAGGAACACACAAGGTGCTGGAATTGCCTGATGCTGACATTTTAGTTTAGCAAGCTCGTTTGGGGACCTGAGGTCTTGGCGTCCTGCAGTAGACTACTGCCGCTACCACGATTATTTTTAGGGCATATATGTAGCTATGTTTGTCACTGAACTGTTCAGTGGCAAAATTACATTTGAAAAAGTCTCTTGCAAAAAAGAGAGAGGAAAAACAGTGAATAGTAGAGGCCACTGTCACACTGCCGACATTATTAGATGTGAGTGTACAGGTTGTATTGTTTACCCTGTATCTTTGCTGTATGATGGAGATGCTCGTCAGATGTAACGCCAGCACATCGCATGGCACCGACAGTCCTGGTACAACCAGTGGCCAATGATATTTTTGTTACACACTGGGTATGATCTGGCCTTTTTTGGAAGCAAATTTGGTGCCACCAACACTTGAAAGCGTGGGCATGTGGGGAGGAGAATCTGCTGATACCAGGCTGGATCTGCCCAAGAAAAGATCAGGCAGAATAACTGCATTCCGGACATGCTCTCCATTTATGAACAGAAGTTGGGTTAACTCAGGAGAAGTTAAGGTAGTGGATGCGGTTGAGGAAAATAAGTAAATACATAACTGAAAGAAACCAGAGCcttttttgctaaaaaaaatggagaaactagggccttgtttagttccaaaatttttggcaaaatgagcactgtagcaattttgtttgtatttgataaatattgtccaatcatggactaactaggctcaaaagatttgtctcgtcaatttcgaccaaactgtgcaattagtttttatttttatctatatttaatacttcatgcatatatctaaagatttgatgtgacggggaatctgaaaaattttgcaaaatttttggagaactaaacaaggcctagggcgTTTTGTGGCCCACATAGCACAATGTCTTGTACTCCAAACTTGGGTTCAGAAGATCCAATATGCTGCGCAGTTTGATAGGATGGTTGTGGCGGCAAAGAATACTGTCCAGGTCACATGCATTTCTACACCATTTATAACTTTAACAATGTTACCTTTGTTGTTAGTGGTCCATGTTGCCTTTTCGGTATTCTGTTCCCTTCTGAACTCCCACTGTTGTATCATGATTATTGCATTCCAAGAAATTGGATGCATCTCAGAATCCATGTCCGAATTGATGATGTCGCCACAGTTGCAAATGTCTTGACCTATATCTGGTATTTTATCCAAATTCTGAAGCTGAATACACCGTACGGCAGTTTGTGCTTTCATCTTGCACAATTTTGATTTTAATCCTGGTAAGCCCATTATCACAATACCGTTGTAACAGTTTCTGTCATTGCTTTCTGAACTCCAAATATACTACCAAATACCCCAATCTATGGTAGTGTCAGTTCTTGATCGTTTTGCCTTAGCGAGACATTTCCCTTCAGTTTTTCAGCGACATGAGGAGTCGCTGTCCGCCCAAATGGTCCAGTTTCTCAGGCTTGGAGTTGGAGCTGCCCAAGGCACATGGAGGACAGGCGTCTTTGTTTGGGCAATGACATGCTGACAAGCACACAGGGGGCAATCGCTTGAAAAATATGAAGAAAACCATAAGCCATTGATGTCAGGCTACAGTAGCACAGGCTTGGGATGCACCGCAGCCTTCTGATGCTTTCACCAGGACCGTGGTCCTGGTCCACAGTTAACATGCCTAGTTGCTTTTATCATGCTACTTGTAACTCTATTATAGCAATGAATAAAGTCTTGGGGAACAGAAAATGCACCTGTTTTGCGATGATCTGACGATGCATACATCACCGACATGTGATCTGGAGTGTTTAGGGAGATGTCAGAGGGGTTAGGTCTGCCGACACGAGCTGGTGACTGGTGAGTGTTGCTTCCTAGGATTATGTGTTTATGTTTCATAGATTATTATACTACTAATAACAATTAGTAAGTACAGTAATAAGACTAATAACATATCAGAGTCTGGAGCAGCACCCTGAATAAGAACAAATAGAGGATGCAAACCGCGAACGCGCACAGTGGCGGCATGGCTGTATTCTGGCTGCTGGATATGGTTGCCACGGCTGCAGCCCGAGGGTGCAGCAGCAGGGACCAACCTAATCCAACGTTGTTTTTTCACTTGTTTTCCCCGTCTGCAGGCGAATCAAGCAGGGCTTGCACAGGCCAGGGCAAGCGTTGCCACTGCGCCTCTGCGTGGGGGGCGTGGCCGCCTGGGTAGGCTGGGGGACGACGCTGGGGGCCGGAGCACGCGGCagctctggccttgtttagttctaaaaaaatttacaaaattttttaattccccgtcacatcaaatctttagatacatgtatagagtattaaatatagacgaaaataaaaactaattgcacagtttgatcgaaattaacgagacgaatttttaagcctagttagtccatgattgacaatatttgtcaaatacaaacgaaagtgctaccgtgtccatttcccaaaaaattttagaacctgtttagttccccacccaaaattttttcgtccatcccatcgaatctttagacacatgcatgaaacattaaatgtacataaaaaaataaactaattacacaatttgattgaaaaacgtgagacgaatcttttaagcctagttactctacgattagccttaagtgctacagtaactcacatgtgctaatgaaagattaattatgcttaatagatttgtcttgtagtttcctgatgagttatgcaatttgtttttttattagtttctaaaaacccctctcgacatacttccgacacatccgatgtgacacaaaAAAATCAAGGGCATTTTATCCTCTGGCCAACGGGCTCGAGAGATGAGGAGGTTTGGAGGGCTCGATCAATCGATCGTGGAGTTGTttggataatatttttttattactagAAGCATGAGACAATCAAAGTGTatttttgagtttttgatgaaCAGAACAGATGCCATAATTCTTTGCCTATCTTCAGCTCTACTGCCCCGTTGGCTGCTTCCTTCTCGTCAGTCGTCAGTCATCAGTTGGTGGTGGCAACAAGACCAGGTACCAACCCGAGGCCACCAAAACCACCTCCACCGAACCAAACGGCCGGCCTCCCCCAGACAAGGAGGCATATTGAATTCAGTCCATGTTGTCAAAGCACTCCGTTTGATTGATCCACAGCTTTGTTTTTCACCCTCGGCCCTCCCCAAAAGAACTAAAAAGATCACTGAAAACAAGGGACCCAACCCAAGTCCCTAGCACAGATCTGCTCTGCTCAACATTGCCGGGACCGGGAGCTCTGCAAGTAGACGTAGTATACTGTACACTAGAGTAGAGACCACATTTATATTAACCGGATAGATTTATCTTAACCGGATAGACTAGCCTAGCCATTTTTTTGGATGTCCATTCACGATGAACTTTTTAGAGCCGGCACAAGGCTAGAAGCCAGAAAGAAAGAGGCAGAATGCAGAGCAAACGGAGCTGTATTTTAAGCCGTGAGCACGTGGTTAGCCCGCCGGTGCGAGTAGCGGCCAGATCTGGGAGCTGGTACTGGTAGTGCTAGGAAACGGAGGAACATGCACTCCGAAGTCTGCACCCATCAACCCCTGCATGGCCAGGCTACCTCTACCTCTGCAGTAGCATCTCGCAAgtgctatttatttatttatttctttctttctttctttctttgttaAACTAAAACGAGATGGAAATATCTGCTCAATTTGGGCATCTTCTTTTTATTTGTTCTTTTTTCCCGCATTTACGTGGCACAACCACAAGTATAGAAATGTAGAATAGACATAGACGTGTACTCACGTAGGCGCCACTTCTTCACAGAATCACAGGAGGCATCAGTCATGGACCATCTGGCATCTGCTTGTATGCATGGGTGGGCACCAGGCATATGCACCTGCACTGCGTAACAGCTGTGAGCATAGCAGAGGGACGAGGCATGCCATTAGAATTTGGTATTTATTGGAGTTTGTATAAgttcatctccaagtgtttggcattttGATTTGACATTTCCTAAAATAGTGGACCCAACTATTTTTGTCCGGGAATTTTTCATCTTCGCGGGAAATTTCTTCGCCCGTCACCGCCAATTCTCTCGCGCGTTGCGCGGCCGTGTTCATCTCGCAAGTCCACGTCGCCGTTTGGTCCAGGTCGTCGAGTTCCGATCTCGTCGCTGCAATCGATCTCCTAGCCTCGCCTTGCTGCAACAAAACAAGGCGGCGATGGATCTCCTACCTGGCGTAGCGTCACGTGAAGGAAGGAGAGGAGGCGGCGATGGATCTCCTAGCATCGCATCGCTGCAAGAAAAGAAGGCAGCGATGGATCTTCTTCGTCTCCGCGTGAAGAAAGGAGGCGGCTCGCGAAGAAAAGAAGCGACGCACGGGGGAAAGAAAAGAGTCGCGCGTGGGGAGGAGTCGTATCGCGGGTAACTACCACGACGTGGGGAGTACGGGCACGACAAGGAGTCCAAGATTCTCGGGATATCAAAATTGGCCAACccattgtgcctatgcaaaaatgccaagtttggtccatcaaatgTCAAGTTTGTcaaaatgcataagtcaaatgcaaaactgttgaagagcaatttttaaaatttttgacaAACTTAAAAAATGCAaagtccaattgcataactgttacTAAATCAATCAAACCCGATCGTTTCCCATGATATTTTTTACTCCTACATATTGCGAAAACGAAATGCTTCTGCAGCACAGTAGAAGTAGCTGGTCAAATCTGCCGGGTAAAAATATTTATAGACTGACCGGCACAAATCTTATCTTATAGGTAACAAATTCCCTTTCACATGAGTGATGACGTACGATTGGCAGCCTCGACCGGTGCGAGGCTGCGAGCTTGCTGGGGGTCAACTTGAGCTCTTCCCGGGCGTTCAGCTGGAGCGAAATCTGTCGGTGCGAAAATTGCTCAACGTCTTTTCGTTTTCGTTTCAACAACCACCATCGCATTTTTTTCGCAGCGATAGGGAGTTTCTGTACGATATTTATATTAATTAAAAAGGGTCAATACTCAGAAATTAATGGCCGCGCAATTACACACGGACGTTCCTTTCCTTCTCTGGTCGATGAGGGATCGCTGTCAGGCGAGTCATTTTGACAGCTTCCAAGCGTTGATTGCTTTGTTCCACCTGCTCACACTCCGTTGGCGTCCTCTCTTTCCACAGGACTCAAGTTGAGTCACTCAACCGTTGGTTTCTTCTCGGCCTAGCTTCCACCCTGTCCTTCCCTTCCAAGCAACTAGCTAGTGATACAAAACGTTCTAGCCTCCTAAAGGTTGGTTTGACACGATTATGAGCTGTTTTCACTTGTTGCTGTAGCATAATGCTGGCTTCGATTAATACTATGACACAAGAAAAACTCATATATACAACACCAGTGTAAAACTTTAAATCTGTTATTATACACGCATGTATTTTGTAGCAGGTAAGAAATCATCTatattatactccctccatacctttTTAACTGTTGTTCTCCCTGCCGATAAGTCAAACACTTGATCAAATTAGTATCTAtggtatataattagtatcattaagtataataaatttatgtgaagatacaaatattgttaatattttttataaacctAGCAAAGACTTAAGAAAGTTTGACGAGCACAAAAATCATACCAACACTTAAAAAGGACAAGGGGAGTACACCTGTAATTACTAAAATTGGTAGAAATGTGATCGTGGACATCAGCTTTTATTTACATACAATATGCCAAACATCTTGATACTCAGCTACATCAAAAGGAGAGTGAGTTTTTTTAACTATAAATTGCGAGAAGATTGATAAAGAGGACCATGAAttaaagcaaaaaaaaagaaaaaatgctTATATATACCCTAGAGTCTAGATTTTTTTAAGAAgttaatttatttttaaatttgaaGAGACCTATACAAAAAGTCACTACCATTTATGATATCGaataattattataaaattaattgtacagtatATTTTTCTAGTATACCTATGTGAAGTCATAGATGTTAATAATATTTCTAAAAATTGACTCAATTCAAATTTAGAATTATATATTTTCTTTGAAACAGAGTGAGTAGAAACAgaagaaacaaaaaagaaagcAAACAGAGGAACCGAACAAAATGCTCCCCTGCTTTCTCCTCCGGGacggaagagagagagagagagagagagagagaggagggaagGGGAGAAGCAAGCGAGACGGGAGCAGAGCATAGCCCCATAGCCGGCCATCGCCTAGCCGCCCGGCTCCCGGAAGAGAAATCAAATCCCCAAATCCCTCGCCTCGAAAATCCCCTGGGGATTCGCCGATAGCACCCCCGCGCCGCCCCGTATTCGCATCGCACGCGGCGACGCGCATTGCTATTTCCTATTAGTATCACCCGGTGCGATTAGCATGTCTCTGCCCAATGCCaccgcctcgccgccgccgtcgccggaaCCCTAGGCCGCCGGACTCGGAGCTCCCGTCggcgggggagggggagggggaggatgCAGCTGCGGATCTCGCCGAGCATGCGCAGCATCACCATCTCCAGCAGCAATGGCGTCGTCGACTCCATGAAGGTGCGCGTCGCGCCGCAGCCgcccccaccgccgccgccgccgcacgggGCCGCCCGGCGCGGCggtggagggggagggggatggTACTGGCGCGCCGTCGCGTTCCCTGTCGTCGTGGCGCTCGGCTGCCTCCTGCCCTTCGCCTTCATCCTCGCCGCCGTCCCCGCGCTCGAGGCAGGCGGAAGCAAGTGCTCCTCCGTCGGTAAGATGGACGGCTGCGATCTCGTGgagtttttttttcccttttctttctGGGTTTGGTTGCGGTGGGTTGGGTTGTTGATTTGGTGCGTTTGGGAGGTAAACCTTGGATCTCAGCATCCTTGGCATAGGATTTCGCGGTCGGTGGGAATGTGGTAATGTACGAATGCTTCTCCGAGAACGTGTGATTTGTTCGCCTACGAGCTTCAGATTCAAGGTCTCAGGTGTGGGCGATCTTATTTGTTTGATGTGCTTATTTGAACTGAAATAGATAGAGTCGACTATTTGGGTTTATGATTCAGTTTCCAGGTGAGTAGATTTGTGGATCTTAGGCATATAATTTCCTTGCATTGGTCGAAATGTAGTTTTTCAAGCCATCACTTTGGTTAGGATTGAGGGACTGGATTTACTCCTATCAGCTGCAGTGTTAGCATTGGAAGAGCTTTTTTTATTGTAGTTTTGAGCTGAGTCTTGCAAGACTGTAGCAAACACCATACTATGATCCCTGAAAGATACTATCAGTCCTTCTCTATATACCCATCATATGTTTCAACCCTGAACTGGGTACCTGTTAATCTGGACTCTAAAATCTTAGGTAGCTGATTGTTTGGGCATCAAGGATGGATATAGCCTTATAAGGATATAACTAAGCCCTTGATGTGCCTGGCTAACTGATTAATTGTAGGTAAAAGTGCTCCACCTCTGCACCTAGTGAGCTGATTACTTTTAGATAAACGTGCTCCACTTCCCTGTGTACCAGTCATGAGAAGTTATGCTGAAACCGCCCCTAGATTTGTGCAAAATACTGGAACTTCAGTTTTGGTACTTTAATAAGTACCTTAATTTCTATACCCTAGGGAGTAGGGATACTTGTCCTAATAACCTAAGCAAAATAATTTGGGGCTGGGCACTTAAGGTTCAGACAATCAGCATTGATTGACTGTATGAAATGTGACTTGATAGCACCTGCAAAGACAAATAGGTATCATGGGTTTGTGGAATATTTTGGCAGGTCATTCTTGATTTCTGTGTGTAAAGTTTGGTTGTCATAAGCTCTCTACTTGTGTTATAGCCTTATAGGCACATGTTCTTCTATAAGCGGCTGATACACTGAGATAGATAGTTTTGTTCATGCTTCAAGGTCTTCTGGTATGGAATTGGTATTATTTACTCCCTCTTATCACAAATGTAAGTTTAGGACAGTGACACGGTCTTAATGTTCTTTCACTTGCCTTTTAAAATAAAAAAGCTATGCAGATTCTAAACtgtaaaaattaaatataagtaaaagctatgcagattctaatctgtaaaaattaaatataagtatTTTCCATGATGAATCTAGTAACATCAACCATGCTTTGTGAATCTGACcgatagaatcctagaatgaCCTACATTTGGGATTGGGGTAGTACTTTGGCTGTTTACTGTAGAACCCCTGGGTTGCATGCGTGCTTTATCACAGTTAGCTTATTTCTTTCCAGGGAACTGACATTTTTTATTATATCTCATAGTTTGTGTGTTTTGTAACCTTTGTAATCCTGTTTTGCAGATTGCTTGGGGAGGCGAATAGGGCCTAGTTTCCTTGGTAGGCAGGGGGGTGATTCTACAGTGAGTTACTAAACTCCTTGTACTTTTTTTTGAGTAACTCATGACTCTTTGTTTACCCTTTTTCTTAGAGACAACAATTTATTTACCGCTTCTTACTTAATATTAACAGAGGCTGGTGCAAGATCTGTACAGAATTTTTGATCAAGTTAACAATGAGGAATACCCATCTGATGAAAAGTTACCAGAATCATTCAGGGATTTTCTTTTGGAGATGAAGGATAACCATTATGATGCTAGAGCATTTGCTGTTAGGTTGAAAGCTACGGTATGGAACTAACTTGCCTTTTTTAATTCACATGCATTGGAATTTGTTAAAGTTATAGTGCTGCATGAGCAAGCTTTTAAAGCAAAACTGAATTGGTTTTTGTGATGTGTATTTGGAAGCCCCCAATATGATATGGACTATGCATATTGATTTTGGGCGCTCAAATAATCCATATCACATTTGCTACTAATTAAACATAACAAAAACCCATTCATTATGAACAAGAATGGCATGTACATGAGAACGACAACTTATTCTGTGACAATATGCAATTATTGCATAGTATCACATTATATATTGTGCTTTATAGAACTTTAGAG contains:
- the LOC8054210 gene encoding probable leucine-rich repeat receptor-like protein kinase At1g35710, yielding MAAASFARALSLHVLLLFLLAGSALGKTVKRDVKALNEIKSSLGWRVVYSWVGDDPCGHGDLPPWSGVTCSQQGDYRVVTELEVYAVSIVGPFPTAVTNLLDLRRLDLHNNKLTGPIPPQIGRLKHLRILNLRWNKLQDVLPPEIGELKKLTHLYLSFNNFKGEIPVELANLPELRYLYLHENRFTGRIPPELGTLKNLRHLDVGNNHLTGTLRDFIGNGNGFPSLRNLYLNNNELTGVLPDQIANLTNLEILHLSNNKMIGSISPKLVHIPRLIYLYLDNNNFIGRIPEGLYRHPFLKELYIEGNHFRPGTRSKGTHKVLELPDADILV